CGCTTGTCAATCTTTGCTGTTACGCTTTTATATTACTCGCTTGTTCCTGTTGCCCTCTACTTTAATCTTGCATTAATACATGTTCCTTTTGCATTTCTTATTccttattgtttttttttcattgcaaattgtcatcaaattaaaattgtgtgcgcttttgtttatgcttatttCTTAAACAGCTGTTCAATAATTGTATCGAAATTGTGGCGGTTGGTCGATAGTTTTGTAAAAATGTCTGCACGTTTGTATAACGCCTGCCGTTTATTTtccacaaatttaattaaaaatgccatAAACAAGAATGCAGTGGGCGGCAAAAGCCTTGTGGAGAGCGTAGCGGTAACAAAGGATGGAAAAACCATCGTCGCCTGGCACCCGGAGACTCCGTTTCCATATGAGCACACAAAGCCACTGCCGGTATTCGCTGAGAAACAAAGTTCCCAAGTGATAAAAGAAGCGGCGCTGGACTCTGCCATGAGTGCATTTAAGAACAAGCATCCAGAGGTGGCACGTCAGGAATTGATGAAGCTAACGCACACAACAAAGCACCGTTGGTTCCCACGTGCGCGCGACAAAAAGGCCAAGAAGACACCCATGGACCGGCCGTActtgtaaatttgttgtattacATAAGtgcgctatataaataaatgttacaaaataataataattggaaTTCAGTtcaaatgtatgcatgtgctTCGATTGCACTATTGAGTTTACAACGTTcgttgtattttaatttaaaacttaaaaatgagtaaatataataaaaatcaaaacaaagtcAGCTGTTGCCACATATCGACTAGTCGATAGTTGCTCATATGTTTTGCAATCGTCCGATTCTCCCCGTGAGTCGAACTCGAACATCAAACCTCTTGCTCTAACGAAAAACCGAATGAAAACGAActgtaaatttgtaattgtaatttaactGTAACTTTTGAAGTGAGCGGATGTGCGTTGCGGAAGATTTTCTGTGAGCAAAGTGGGAGTGGGCAGCAAAGAAAGTGTGtgaaaagaaaattacaaaaaagtGCAGTGCTGGTGCtctgtgtatatgtgtgtgtaagaaagaaataa
The DNA window shown above is from Drosophila busckii strain San Diego stock center, stock number 13000-0081.31 chromosome 3L, ASM1175060v1, whole genome shotgun sequence and carries:
- the LOC108598950 gene encoding 39S ribosomal protein L42, mitochondrial; translation: MSARLYNACRLFSTNLIKNAINKNAVGGKSLVESVAVTKDGKTIVAWHPETPFPYEHTKPLPVFAEKQSSQVIKEAALDSAMSAFKNKHPEVARQELMKLTHTTKHRWFPRARDKKAKKTPMDRPYL